The following are encoded in a window of Ruminiclostridium herbifermentans genomic DNA:
- a CDS encoding 3D domain-containing protein, producing the protein MTPIAKNIKRYFSKLRIKPLDVAIILIAVVISITAGFFVFDGLKRNVVINDNGQEIVIKTMKATVGEVLEQTGIKVENEDYVSMPLDAKLVKIKENNIQIKRAVPVTIKVDGKELDVKTYKDTVKEVLSDNAISFDGNDKFIGSKLEDKIVPDMDISIVRVDEETVTEAIPIPFKTITKENDRLDVGIKNTVREGKEGVREKIYKVVYENGKQITKQLVKEVVSQNPLDKIVEVGTVLNYKTSRGDTLRFSKAIDMKATSYTSSFKDTGKNPGDPGFGITATGVKARKGIIAVDPKVIPLGTRVYVEVPGKAADYGYAVAADTGSAIKGNKIDVYLDSDSAVEAWGVKKVRVYILK; encoded by the coding sequence ATGACACCGATTGCGAAAAATATTAAAAGGTATTTTTCTAAATTAAGAATTAAGCCTCTAGATGTTGCAATTATACTCATTGCTGTTGTTATATCCATTACTGCTGGATTTTTTGTATTCGATGGATTAAAAAGAAACGTAGTAATCAACGATAATGGGCAAGAGATTGTAATTAAAACAATGAAGGCTACAGTTGGAGAGGTATTAGAGCAAACAGGCATAAAAGTAGAAAATGAAGACTATGTAAGTATGCCGTTAGATGCAAAGCTCGTGAAGATTAAGGAAAATAATATTCAAATTAAACGAGCAGTACCTGTTACAATTAAAGTTGATGGAAAAGAGCTTGACGTAAAGACATATAAGGACACTGTTAAAGAGGTACTTAGTGATAATGCTATAAGTTTTGATGGGAATGACAAATTTATTGGGTCTAAGTTAGAGGACAAAATAGTACCGGATATGGACATTTCTATAGTTCGTGTTGATGAAGAAACAGTGACGGAGGCAATACCTATTCCATTTAAAACAATTACTAAAGAAAATGACCGGCTAGATGTCGGAATAAAAAATACAGTTCGAGAAGGAAAAGAAGGAGTCCGCGAAAAGATTTATAAAGTGGTTTATGAGAATGGAAAGCAGATTACAAAACAATTAGTTAAAGAGGTGGTATCACAAAATCCTCTAGACAAAATTGTTGAAGTAGGTACGGTTTTAAACTACAAGACATCGCGTGGAGATACATTAAGATTTTCAAAGGCAATTGATATGAAGGCAACTTCATATACATCTTCATTTAAAGATACTGGTAAAAACCCTGGAGATCCCGGTTTTGGTATTACCGCAACCGGAGTCAAGGCTAGAAAAGGAATAATTGCAGTGGATCCAAAGGTTATACCACTGGGAACAAGAGTATATGTGGAAGTTCCGGGCAAAGCAGCTGATTATGGATATGCAGTTGCGGCAGACACAGGAAGTGCTATAAAGGGGAACAAGATAGATGTTTATCTTGATTCTGATAGCGCGGTAGAAGCATGGGGAGTTAAAAAGGTAAGGGTTTATATATTAAAGTAA
- the rsmA gene encoding 16S rRNA (adenine(1518)-N(6)/adenine(1519)-N(6))-dimethyltransferase RsmA, which yields MIKNNTLEVIKKHNLKLTKTLGQNFLNDDSVVKRIVSAAEIDGRTLVLEVGPGIGSMTKEMASIAAGVVAVEIDKHLIAALNDNLSEFSNIAIINSDIMKVDIEAIINEYKEKYNADRVKVVANLPYYITTPIIMKFLEEVKGIDGMVFMVQKEVAQRMVSKPGIKDYGALSVAVQFYSNPQIMFDVPPHCFIPQPEVHSTVIKLDILDEPPVKVNKELYFKLVKASFGQRRKTLVNGLANAGIFNKSKEQIKHILDSMGLNENVRGEVLSVEKFGELSNLMEQK from the coding sequence ATGATTAAAAATAATACGCTTGAAGTAATTAAAAAACATAATTTAAAGCTGACAAAAACACTTGGACAAAATTTTCTAAATGATGATAGTGTTGTAAAAAGGATTGTTTCTGCTGCTGAAATAGACGGGCGTACTTTAGTACTTGAGGTGGGCCCTGGTATTGGCAGTATGACAAAGGAGATGGCTTCTATTGCAGCTGGAGTTGTAGCGGTAGAAATTGATAAACATCTTATTGCTGCCTTAAATGATAATCTCAGTGAGTTCTCTAATATAGCCATTATTAATAGTGACATAATGAAAGTAGACATTGAAGCTATAATAAATGAGTATAAAGAAAAATACAATGCGGATAGAGTAAAAGTTGTAGCAAATTTACCCTATTACATAACGACACCCATAATAATGAAATTCTTAGAGGAGGTTAAGGGTATCGATGGAATGGTATTTATGGTACAAAAAGAGGTTGCGCAAAGAATGGTTTCAAAGCCTGGTATAAAAGATTACGGAGCATTATCTGTTGCAGTGCAGTTTTATTCTAATCCTCAGATTATGTTTGATGTTCCGCCTCATTGCTTTATTCCTCAGCCAGAAGTACATTCTACAGTTATAAAATTGGATATCTTAGATGAACCGCCTGTAAAAGTGAATAAAGAACTATATTTTAAATTGGTTAAAGCCTCTTTTGGCCAGAGGAGAAAAACCCTTGTAAATGGATTAGCAAATGCAGGAATATTTAACAAGAGTAAAGAACAGATAAAACATATCCTTGACAGCATGGGATTAAATGAAAATGTCAGAGGTGAGGTTTTATCAGTTGAAAAATTCGGAGAATTGTCAAATTTAATGGAGCAAAAGTAG